The Microthrixaceae bacterium region GATGCCAAGGACGTTGCGACAGCGGTGCGCACCGCCGTCGAGGCGACCGCACGCGAGCTTCGCGAGCGGGCCACACCCAAGTAGCTCACGGTTCCGGCGGGAACCCAACACTTCAACACCCCACGGCGCCCCACGGCGCCCCGATACAACCGCGATGATGAAACCATGTGGTCTTCGCCGCTCTGTCGCACCTCCACACCGCTCGCTCCCGAGATTGCCGAAACTCATTCGGCGGTCGTGATCCTGCTCGGCGACCGCGCCTACAAGGTCAAAAAGCCCCTCGATCTCGGATTTCTCGACTTCACCACGGTGGAGTCCCGCGACGCCGCGTGTCGCCGGGAACTCGAATTGAACCAACGCCTCGCGCCGGACGTGTATCTCGGGGTCGCTGGCATCCACGGCGACGACGGCGAGGTCTGCGACTCGATCCTGGTGATGCGCCGCCTGCCAGCGGATCACCGCCTCAGCACCTGTCTGGATCGAGGCGAGGACGTGTCCGACGCGCTCCACCGCATCGCTGGCGACATCGCTGCGCTCCACGAACGCTCGACGCGAAACCCCAACCTCGAAGCGGTCGGGCGACGCGAGGTCGTGGCCAGCCGCTGGCGTGACGGCTTCGCACAATTGGCCGCCGTGCCCGCGGGAATCGTGGAGGCCGATCGCGTGACCCGGATCGAGACGCTCGCAATCGAATACCTCGATGGGCGCGAACCGCTGTTCGAGTCGCGGATCGAACACGGACAGATCGTCGACGGACACGGCGACCTCCTCGCGGATGACATCTTCGTACTCGATGACGGCCCGCGGATCATCGACTGCCTCGACTTCGACGACGAACTGCGTTGGGGCGACGTCGTGGCCGACATCGCCTTTCTGGCCATGGACCTCGAACGCCTCGGCCACCCCGATGCGGCACTCACGTTCATCGAGGAGTACCGGACGCGGTCGGGGCGGACATGGCCGACATCGCTGTTGCACCACTACATCGCCTACCGGGCGCAGGTTCGGGCCAAGGTTGCGGCCGTGCGGATTGCGCAGGAAGGTGACAGCGCTTCCGCGGCACGGGCGACTCGAGAACTACAGGTCCTCGTCGAGGTGTGCCTTCACCACCTCGAGGCGGCGCGGGTGAGGCTCGTGCTCGTCGGCGGGACACCGGGAACCGGCAAGTCCACGGTGGCCGCGGCCATCGGCGAGGCACTCGGGGCGACGGTCGTTCGCACCGATGAAGTGCGCCGAGAGATGCGACGTGAGATGCCGGACCGCGAGGGCAACCCGTACAGCGAAGCTGCCGTCGCCGCCACCTACAACGAGTCGCTCAGGCGGGCCGCCGAGCTGTTGTCGTTGGGCGAGTCGGTCATCATCGACGCCACGTGGTCGACCGAATCGCACCGCCGACTCGCCCGCGCGACGGCGGCCGCGGCATCGGTTCCACTCAGCGAACTGCGTTGCGTTGCGCCGGCCGAGATCTGCGATGAACGCATCACCGCACGGTTGGCCATCGGAACCGACCCCTCGGAGGCGACCCCCGACGTGGCCGCAGCGATTCGGGAGCGCTTCGAGCCGTGGCCGACCAGCGTGGCCATCGCGACCGACACGACCGTGACCCAGGCATGCCAGGCCGCGCTCGAGGCGATCACGGCCGATGAGGTCACCAACTAGGCCGCAGGCCTCCCCCGCCCGGGAACCCCGTCGATTCGTGACGCTGGAACGAACCTCTACCAGTCCAGGATCGTCTCGAGCACCTCGTCACCCAGACCGAGCCCGCACAAATGCCCACCACCCGGCTGCACCCGCAACTCGCCATGGGGAAGCAACGGAACGATGTGTTCGGCGTGTGACAGCGGCACGATGTAGTCGTCATCGCCTTGCCACCACACGACCCTCGTCGCAACGTCGCGAACCGAAAAGCCCCAGTAGCGGGTGAACAACACGGCGTCGTAGCCCGCCGCTTTCATCCCGTGACGACCGCCGGTGAGCACGTCGTCGAGGAACATCTCACGGTGCTCCGGCACCGCGAAGATTTCGCGGTCACCGGGAGGGGAAATGCGGGCGAACATGTCGAGCGCGAACGGAGCGACCGGCTTGGCCACCCGCACGAAATTCGTCATCACCGCGCCGAACGGTTCGCTCAGGACCGGCAACAGCGGCTTGAACCGGACCGCGATACCAACCAGACCGCCGTCGGTGCCGTCGGCTCCCCCGCTCGGGACCACACCGCTGAGAACCCCGACCGTCGGCACCCGATCGGCAAACGCGTGCGCCGCAGCCAACGCGTAGGGGGCACCACCGGACAGGCCGACGACCGAAAAGCGCTCCACCCCCAAACGGTCGATCGCGACCTCCAGGTCGTCGGTGAAGTCGAGAAGCCGGTGGTACCGATGCGCCGTCGACAGCCCGACCCCTGGCCGATCGATACCGATGACGCGGATACCTCGCTCGAACGCGAGCCTTCGAGCATTGTCGGGGATCTGCTTGCGTGCCCCAGGGGTTCCGTGAAACCACAACACCGTCTGTTCGGCGTGCGGCGGGCCGAACTCGGCGATTCCGAGCGAGCGGCCATCGCGCACCTGGACACGGCCCTCATATCGCGGCGCGGTAATAGACATCGCCCCATCGTGACAGATGACACGCCCAAATTCGACCCCGGGTCGCGTCAGCCTATTCCGCAGAGTCGCTGCCAGCGCTTGGGAACCCTGTTCGCGTCGATGATGCCGGCGGACTGGAGCTCCGCCAGGATCGGGCGGGTGGCGCGGTGGCGAATCGCTTGACGCTGCGGCGAGCGGTTGACGGCCTTCCATGTCGCCCAGCCGTCCAGCCCGACCGTTTCGTACACCCCCGGGTGAACCAGCCATTCGAACAGCTGGGCGATGGCGAGCGGCACGACGTGGCGGACGGCAAAGCGGTCGACACGCGAGGCGCTCTGCCACAACTCCGGCAACCGTGCCCGGGCGAACGAGAGGTGGCGGGCCTCTTCTTGGCGGTGATACCGGTTGACCTCGGCGAGCCACGGGTCGGTGTCGGGGTGTTCGCTGGCGAGCTTCTGCAACAGGTCGGGGATCTCCTCGCCCGCGAGCACCATCACATAGAGCACCATCGTGTGGTTGATGAGCCACGTGTTCGACATCCGTTCGAACACCGCCACCGCACGGTTGCCGGCAAGCGGGTTCTTCGCCGTCGGCCGGATCTGTTGGATCATGCGCTGGAAGATCCGTTGGTGTCGCGTCTCCTCGCCGATCTCATGGCACAGATAGGTGACCCGCGGGTCGGTGAGGTCGCGGGCCGCGGCGATCTCGAGCGCGAACCCCGCCTCGAGGATGGCTTCGAAGCGGATGCCGTTGTCGAACAGTGAGGCGACCTCCTCGCGGCTGAGCGTGGCCCGCTGTTCGG contains the following coding sequences:
- a CDS encoding AAA family ATPase encodes the protein MWSSPLCRTSTPLAPEIAETHSAVVILLGDRAYKVKKPLDLGFLDFTTVESRDAACRRELELNQRLAPDVYLGVAGIHGDDGEVCDSILVMRRLPADHRLSTCLDRGEDVSDALHRIAGDIAALHERSTRNPNLEAVGRREVVASRWRDGFAQLAAVPAGIVEADRVTRIETLAIEYLDGREPLFESRIEHGQIVDGHGDLLADDIFVLDDGPRIIDCLDFDDELRWGDVVADIAFLAMDLERLGHPDAALTFIEEYRTRSGRTWPTSLLHHYIAYRAQVRAKVAAVRIAQEGDSASAARATRELQVLVEVCLHHLEAARVRLVLVGGTPGTGKSTVAAAIGEALGATVVRTDEVRREMRREMPDREGNPYSEAAVAATYNESLRRAAELLSLGESVIIDATWSTESHRRLARATAAAASVPLSELRCVAPAEICDERITARLAIGTDPSEATPDVAAAIRERFEPWPTSVAIATDTTVTQACQAALEAITADEVTN
- a CDS encoding alpha/beta hydrolase, with the translated sequence MSITAPRYEGRVQVRDGRSLGIAEFGPPHAEQTVLWFHGTPGARKQIPDNARRLAFERGIRVIGIDRPGVGLSTAHRYHRLLDFTDDLEVAIDRLGVERFSVVGLSGGAPYALAAAHAFADRVPTVGVLSGVVPSGGADGTDGGLVGIAVRFKPLLPVLSEPFGAVMTNFVRVAKPVAPFALDMFARISPPGDREIFAVPEHREMFLDDVLTGGRHGMKAAGYDAVLFTRYWGFSVRDVATRVVWWQGDDDYIVPLSHAEHIVPLLPHGELRVQPGGGHLCGLGLGDEVLETILDW
- a CDS encoding diiron oxygenase, whose amino-acid sequence is MSTVTTTERIQRLNSVSERRVVNPDTDLIGSLRDGQILPDELLSIAGLDLDLSAEQRATLSREEVASLFDNGIRFEAILEAGFALEIAAARDLTDPRVTYLCHEIGEETRHQRIFQRMIQQIRPTAKNPLAGNRAVAVFERMSNTWLINHTMVLYVMVLAGEEIPDLLQKLASEHPDTDPWLAEVNRYHRQEEARHLSFARARLPELWQSASRVDRFAVRHVVPLAIAQLFEWLVHPGVYETVGLDGWATWKAVNRSPQRQAIRHRATRPILAELQSAGIIDANRVPKRWQRLCGIG